The Haloplanus salinarum genome includes a region encoding these proteins:
- a CDS encoding GbsR/MarR family transcriptional regulator — protein sequence MSGDGSAAAREEVIESMERSAEVYGLSRSAGRVYGVLYFAAEPLSIPELVEETGYAKSTISNVTRRLTRIGLIRRRSSGGGGRRVRFEPETDLWFVVRDVLQQHVAREMGSTRRTLDRSLSRVDDGDTATRAHIEDLATTYDEFETLLELAMDHSVEELIDAIEAYERD from the coding sequence ATGAGCGGGGACGGGTCGGCGGCCGCTCGGGAGGAAGTCATCGAGTCGATGGAGCGGTCGGCCGAGGTGTACGGACTGAGTCGGAGCGCGGGACGGGTGTACGGCGTCCTCTATTTCGCGGCCGAACCGCTTTCGATCCCGGAGCTGGTCGAGGAGACGGGGTACGCGAAGTCGACGATCAGCAACGTGACCCGGCGACTCACGCGGATCGGGCTGATCCGCCGACGCTCCTCGGGCGGCGGGGGACGGCGCGTCCGGTTCGAACCCGAGACGGATCTGTGGTTCGTCGTCCGGGACGTCCTCCAGCAACACGTCGCCCGGGAGATGGGGTCGACGCGACGGACGCTCGACCGGTCCCTGTCCCGCGTCGACGACGGCGACACGGCGACACGCGCACACATCGAGGACCTGGCGACCACCTACGACGAGTTCGAGACGCTTCTCGAACTCGCGATGGACCACTCGGTCGAGGAGCTGATCGACGCCATCGAGGCCTACGAGCGCGACTGA
- a CDS encoding NAD-dependent epimerase/dehydratase family protein, producing MTALGPTDRSVLVTGGAGFIGSHLADALVDDNDVCVLDDLSRGSRDAVPDAAEFVEGDVRDATTVERVCADVDVVFHQAANISVERSVEAPVETHRVNVDGTLNVLEAVRDADARVVFASSAAVYGEPSRVPVAESQRKSPSSPYGAEKLSADRYVRLYASLYDLETVALRYFNVYGPGGIATDYSGVIDAFLSRARRDEDLPVHGDGTQTRDFVHVSDVVQANLRAAVTDHVGEAYNVGTGGSVTIDRLANLIVDVTDSASDVVHTSPRPGDIDESEADIGRARDRLGYRPRITLRDGLETLVGTTT from the coding sequence ATGACTGCTCTCGGTCCCACCGATCGTTCCGTACTCGTGACTGGCGGCGCGGGGTTCATCGGAAGCCACCTCGCCGACGCGCTCGTCGACGACAATGACGTGTGCGTCCTCGACGACCTCTCGCGCGGGTCGCGCGACGCGGTCCCCGACGCCGCCGAGTTCGTCGAGGGCGACGTTCGTGATGCGACGACGGTGGAACGCGTCTGTGCGGACGTGGACGTCGTGTTCCACCAGGCGGCCAACATCAGCGTCGAGCGTTCCGTCGAGGCTCCGGTCGAGACCCACCGGGTGAACGTCGACGGCACCCTCAACGTCCTCGAAGCGGTGCGGGACGCGGACGCCCGCGTCGTGTTCGCGTCCAGCGCCGCCGTCTACGGCGAACCGTCGAGGGTGCCGGTCGCCGAATCACAGCGGAAGTCCCCGTCGTCGCCGTACGGCGCGGAGAAGCTCTCCGCGGACCGGTACGTGCGGCTGTACGCGTCACTCTACGATCTGGAGACCGTCGCGCTCCGCTATTTCAACGTCTACGGGCCGGGGGGAATCGCGACCGACTACAGCGGCGTCATCGACGCCTTCCTCTCGCGTGCGCGCAGGGACGAGGATCTGCCCGTCCACGGCGACGGGACCCAGACCCGGGATTTCGTCCACGTCTCAGACGTCGTGCAGGCGAACCTCCGTGCCGCCGTCACGGACCACGTCGGGGAGGCGTACAACGTCGGCACCGGGGGGAGCGTGACGATCGATCGGCTGGCGAATCTGATCGTCGACGTGACCGACTCGGCGTCGGACGTCGTCCACACGTCGCCCCGCCCCGGCGACATCGACGAGAGCGAGGCGGACATCGGCCGTGCGCGTGACCGACTCGGGTACCGTCCACGAATCACGCTCCGCGACGGCCTAGAAACGCTCGTGGGAACGACGACATGA
- a CDS encoding undecaprenyl-diphosphate phosphatase, with amino-acid sequence MDPHLVAVVVGILQGVFEWLPISSEGNVAIALTALGERPDVAVSYALFLHLGTAVSATVYYREEVRTALASWSDVRVGDAFDGETATLSFVVLATAAASAVGLVALAVLDAVVSELTGGAFVALVGALLVATGLLQRFAGAYALATRSTPDAVDAVLVGGLQGLAILPGVSRSGTTTSALLLRGHEGAAAFRLSFLLSIPAALIGGGVGVVRTGGVAVSPTAGLVALAVAAVVGYATIDLLMRVVRHVPVWILCVGLGGLAILGGLAV; translated from the coding sequence ATGGATCCACATCTGGTGGCCGTCGTCGTGGGCATCCTTCAGGGGGTGTTCGAGTGGCTCCCCATCTCCAGCGAAGGGAACGTCGCCATCGCGTTGACCGCACTGGGCGAACGTCCGGACGTCGCCGTCTCCTACGCCCTCTTTCTCCACCTCGGGACGGCCGTCTCGGCGACGGTGTACTACCGGGAGGAGGTGCGGACGGCGCTGGCGTCGTGGTCCGACGTCCGAGTCGGCGACGCGTTCGACGGCGAGACGGCGACGCTCTCGTTCGTCGTCCTCGCCACCGCCGCCGCGTCCGCCGTCGGCCTCGTCGCCCTCGCCGTCCTCGACGCCGTCGTCTCCGAACTCACCGGCGGCGCCTTCGTCGCCCTCGTCGGCGCGTTGCTCGTCGCGACCGGGTTACTCCAGCGGTTCGCCGGTGCCTACGCCCTGGCGACCCGGTCCACCCCCGACGCCGTCGACGCCGTCCTCGTCGGCGGCCTGCAGGGACTCGCCATCCTCCCCGGCGTCTCCCGGTCGGGGACGACCACGAGCGCGCTCCTCCTCCGGGGACACGAGGGCGCGGCCGCCTTCCGGCTGTCCTTCCTCCTCAGCATCCCCGCCGCCCTCATCGGCGGCGGCGTCGGCGTCGTCCGCACGGGCGGCGTGGCCGTCTCTCCCACGGCGGGGCTCGTCGCACTCGCCGTCGCCGCCGTCGTCGGCTACGCCACCATCGACCTGTTGATGCGGGTGGTCCGCCACGTGCCCGTCTGGATACTCTGTGTCGGGCTCGGCGGGTTGGCCATCCTCGGCGGTCTGGCCGTTTAA
- a CDS encoding hybrid sensor histidine kinase/response regulator, which translates to MSWDPPDPVRVLHVDDDPDFAELTATFLERESDRLTVETADDVDEALERLRAGAYDCVVSDYDMPGRNGIEFLETVRETEPSLPFVLFTGKGSEEVASDAISAGVTDYLQKEAGTDQYAVLANRIVNAVGHDRSQRLVERSERRLREIVDSLPHFLFVVDRGGTYLLANETLAAFHDTTVDEIEGATVDEVLGAEAAERVRGDVEEVLRTGEPKRVTDVELPDAAGRTRVLEPRLLPYDLTDGDEGAVLGIAVDVTEREQRKHELERARERMQLALDRTQSVVFEIDLDTGAVVRHGAYEQFFDHRPAEVPTWEDHCETVVHPEDRAAFRRFHREVIDGDRERGEIEYRTTPDPETGGHRWLRATVDTDGAPDRRAVGISRDITAYKEREAELERKERRYRAVFEDPNILVGLLDTDGTVLDINRTALAYVDADRADVVGRRFSRTPWFDEGGNTASRIEAWIGRAAAGEYVEFDLELTGPNGNPYSITGVFRPVTDDDGEVVSIIISTRETSERKRNRRALERTNTLLSALVDTLPVGVLAEDENRNVLKTNEQLFDLFGMQGTPAEAVGEDCERLAEAVSAMFEDSEGFVDGIEAAVTGDDDARDESLTLRDGRTFARNYRRIGLPDGDGHLWVYRDVTESARRERRLEALNETTRELMAAETRERIAEIGVETARDLLGLDANSVHLLDDEAGLVPIAYTDALGEIIGEPPTFAAGESIAWRSYERGEAFAVDDVHDDPDVYDSDSTLRSELYLPLGEDGILIAGSTTAGAFDQRDLVLGKILASSLTTALEQVYRREQLRARERELAGRNDHLESFASVLSHDLRSPLNVATGQLELLAEDCDSERLPPVRRSLERMETLIEDLLTLAREGTEVGEMEPIDLATLVRTCWETVETDAATLDVRTDGRIVADRSRLRQLIENLIRNSVEHGSTSSRPKADDSVEHGSTSSRPKADDSVEHGSTSSRTQSGDREGSPIPREAGNSEPHDATVTVTVGDCEGGFYVADDGPGIPEADHEAVFEAGYSTSHDGTGLGLRIVEGIATAHGWSVSVTEGADGGARFEITGVEHTSKTPGD; encoded by the coding sequence ATGAGCTGGGACCCCCCCGATCCCGTTCGCGTCCTGCACGTCGACGACGACCCCGATTTCGCCGAACTGACCGCGACGTTTCTGGAACGCGAGAGCGACCGACTGACCGTCGAGACGGCGGACGACGTCGACGAGGCCCTCGAACGGCTCCGGGCGGGCGCGTACGACTGTGTGGTCTCGGATTACGACATGCCCGGCCGGAACGGGATCGAGTTCCTGGAGACCGTCCGCGAGACCGAGCCCTCGCTTCCGTTCGTCCTCTTTACGGGCAAGGGCAGCGAGGAGGTCGCGAGCGACGCCATCTCCGCGGGCGTGACCGACTACCTCCAGAAGGAGGCGGGCACCGACCAGTACGCCGTCCTGGCCAACCGGATCGTCAACGCCGTCGGACACGACCGCTCGCAGCGACTGGTCGAGCGCAGCGAACGCCGCCTGCGGGAGATCGTCGACTCGCTGCCGCACTTCCTGTTCGTCGTGGACCGCGGGGGGACGTACCTGCTCGCGAACGAGACCCTCGCGGCGTTTCACGACACCACGGTGGACGAAATCGAGGGCGCCACCGTCGACGAGGTCCTCGGCGCGGAGGCGGCCGAACGGGTTCGGGGCGACGTCGAGGAGGTCCTGCGGACGGGGGAACCGAAGCGCGTGACCGACGTCGAACTCCCCGACGCCGCGGGGCGGACGCGCGTCCTCGAACCCCGACTGTTGCCGTACGACCTCACGGACGGCGACGAGGGGGCGGTCCTCGGTATCGCGGTCGACGTCACCGAACGCGAGCAGCGAAAGCACGAACTCGAACGGGCACGGGAGCGGATGCAACTCGCACTCGACCGGACGCAGTCGGTCGTCTTCGAGATCGACCTCGACACCGGGGCCGTCGTCCGCCACGGCGCGTACGAGCAGTTCTTCGACCACCGACCCGCGGAGGTGCCGACGTGGGAGGACCACTGCGAGACCGTCGTCCATCCGGAGGACCGGGCCGCGTTCCGGCGTTTCCATCGGGAGGTGATCGACGGGGATCGGGAGCGTGGCGAGATCGAATACCGGACGACGCCCGACCCCGAGACTGGCGGCCACCGCTGGCTCAGGGCCACCGTCGACACCGACGGGGCACCGGACCGGCGGGCGGTCGGCATCTCCCGGGACATCACCGCGTACAAGGAACGCGAGGCGGAACTCGAACGCAAGGAGCGACGGTACAGGGCGGTCTTCGAGGATCCGAACATCCTCGTCGGGCTACTCGACACCGACGGGACGGTGCTCGACATCAACCGGACGGCGCTGGCCTACGTGGACGCCGACCGCGCCGACGTGGTCGGGCGGCGCTTCTCGCGGACGCCGTGGTTCGACGAGGGGGGCAACACCGCGTCGCGGATCGAGGCGTGGATCGGCCGCGCCGCCGCCGGGGAGTACGTCGAGTTCGACCTCGAACTCACGGGACCGAACGGCAACCCGTACTCGATCACGGGCGTCTTCCGCCCCGTCACGGACGACGACGGCGAGGTGGTGTCGATCATCATCTCGACACGCGAGACCAGCGAGCGCAAGCGCAACCGGCGGGCGCTGGAACGGACGAACACCCTCCTCTCGGCGCTCGTCGACACCCTCCCGGTCGGCGTGCTCGCGGAGGACGAGAACCGCAACGTCCTGAAGACCAACGAACAGCTGTTCGATCTGTTCGGGATGCAGGGGACGCCCGCCGAGGCGGTCGGCGAGGACTGCGAGCGACTCGCGGAGGCGGTCAGCGCCATGTTCGAGGACTCCGAGGGGTTCGTCGACGGCATCGAGGCGGCGGTGACGGGCGATGACGACGCCCGCGACGAGTCGCTCACCCTCCGTGACGGCCGGACGTTCGCCCGGAACTACCGGCGGATCGGCCTGCCCGACGGCGACGGCCACCTCTGGGTGTATCGGGACGTCACCGAGAGCGCCCGGCGCGAGCGCCGACTCGAAGCCCTGAACGAGACGACGCGGGAGCTGATGGCCGCCGAGACGCGGGAACGGATCGCCGAGATCGGCGTCGAGACCGCACGGGACCTCCTCGGACTCGACGCGAACTCGGTCCACCTCCTCGACGACGAGGCGGGGCTCGTCCCCATCGCGTACACGGACGCCCTCGGCGAGATCATCGGCGAGCCGCCGACGTTCGCCGCGGGCGAGAGTATCGCGTGGCGCAGCTACGAGCGGGGGGAGGCGTTCGCGGTCGACGACGTCCACGACGACCCGGACGTCTACGACTCCGACTCCACGCTCCGGAGCGAACTCTACCTGCCACTCGGCGAGGACGGCATCCTGATCGCGGGATCGACGACTGCCGGCGCCTTCGACCAGCGGGATCTGGTCCTCGGGAAGATCCTGGCCAGTAGCCTCACCACGGCGCTCGAACAGGTGTACCGCCGGGAACAGCTCCGCGCCCGCGAGCGGGAACTCGCCGGGCGGAACGACCACCTGGAGTCCTTCGCGAGCGTCCTCTCACACGACCTCCGGAGCCCGCTGAACGTGGCCACGGGCCAACTCGAACTCCTGGCCGAGGACTGTGACAGCGAGCGTCTGCCGCCAGTCCGGCGGTCGCTCGAACGGATGGAGACGCTGATCGAGGACCTCCTGACGCTCGCCCGGGAGGGCACCGAAGTCGGGGAGATGGAACCCATCGACCTGGCGACGCTGGTCCGAACCTGCTGGGAGACCGTCGAGACGGACGCCGCCACCCTCGACGTCCGGACCGACGGGAGGATCGTCGCCGACCGCAGTCGCCTCCGGCAACTGATCGAGAACCTGATCCGGAACTCCGTCGAGCATGGCTCCACGAGCAGTCGACCGAAGGCCGACGACAGCGTGGAACACGGTTCCACGAGCAGTCGACCGAAGGCCGACGACAGCGTGGAACACGGTTCCACGAGCAGCCGGACGCAGTCCGGAGACCGCGAGGGATCTCCGATCCCTCGAGAAGCCGGCAACAGCGAGCCACACGACGCCACGGTCACCGTCACCGTCGGCGACTGCGAGGGTGGGTTCTACGTCGCGGACGACGGTCCTGGGATCCCGGAAGCGGACCACGAGGCGGTGTTCGAGGCGGGCTACTCGACGTCACACGACGGGACGGGACTCGGTCTCCGGATCGTCGAGGGCATCGCCACCGCACACGGCTGGAGCGTCTCCGTCACGGAGGGTGCCGACGGCGGGGCCCGCTTCGAGATCACCGGCGTCGAGCACACGTCGAAGACGCCGGGGGACTGA
- a CDS encoding STT3 domain-containing protein, with amino-acid sequence MTDHSEGTDEGGTVSGDGRRIRVRTALVLALLLVVLVRLPTIQAVFRDDWVVLVSNDPYAYRYLADQALLDGPLPSLPDRAVQGEPLLVATLAVATWPFGAGTWGSGFVVAWYPVVAAVATAAFVYGAATRLTDDVRVGLASAGLLAVTPAHAYRTALGVADHHAFDFVWLALTALAVIELLTRGERDRRTWLAAAALAVAVAGQSLSWEAAPLLLFPLVPGLALAALVEIRRPGPERLVPVAAGLVGGAALAHLVHVLLGWQYAAVVYALDLLALGSVGLVALVVAVRRLDGSWTWLLAAEAGLGVAAAVAVRSTRPLVTELQSGVAFFSSTQAAELTGVGANYGAVGVLVLLGFASVLAAPMLPLAVTWGWRRLEPSWFVVGVYTVHFGVLAALQRRFAGELAPFAAILGGVGFVMLASWFDLVRAPAPRRTEGDTVSPAVAADGGDGADLAVPDRTRVALLGGLAGVAVGAGGLYSALIDRRLVIDDATYEAARWIAGYVDDHDVAYPESYVLSKWGRNRVYNYFVNGEAASYGYARRHYEDFLFSNANTEADWYAEFDGRVGFVVTRDLPHLGLIASSTVQSTLHDRFGSAEIRSISGVGHFRAVFATDDGARKVFRPVPGATVRGPAPTGEDDVRLATEVSIPGADFEYVRRAPVTDGTFEATVAYPGTYRIGGGEESVEITERMVSSGERATVER; translated from the coding sequence ATGACTGATCACTCCGAGGGGACGGACGAAGGCGGTACAGTATCCGGAGACGGCCGTCGGATTCGCGTTCGAACCGCCCTCGTTCTCGCCCTCCTGCTCGTCGTCCTCGTCCGCCTGCCCACGATCCAGGCGGTCTTCCGCGACGACTGGGTCGTCCTCGTCTCGAACGATCCCTACGCCTACCGGTACCTGGCGGATCAAGCGTTGCTCGACGGCCCGCTCCCGTCGCTTCCGGACCGGGCGGTCCAGGGGGAACCGCTCCTCGTCGCGACGCTCGCGGTGGCGACGTGGCCCTTCGGCGCGGGAACGTGGGGCTCGGGGTTCGTCGTCGCGTGGTACCCCGTCGTCGCTGCCGTCGCCACGGCGGCCTTCGTCTACGGCGCCGCCACGCGACTCACCGACGACGTCCGCGTCGGCCTCGCCTCCGCCGGGCTCCTGGCCGTCACGCCGGCGCACGCCTACCGGACCGCGCTCGGCGTCGCCGACCACCACGCCTTCGATTTCGTGTGGCTCGCGTTGACCGCGCTGGCCGTGATCGAACTGCTCACGCGGGGGGAGCGTGACCGCCGCACGTGGCTCGCCGCGGCCGCCCTCGCCGTCGCGGTGGCGGGACAGTCGCTCTCCTGGGAGGCCGCACCGCTCCTCCTGTTCCCGCTCGTTCCGGGGCTCGCACTCGCGGCGCTGGTGGAGATCCGACGGCCGGGTCCCGAGCGGCTGGTGCCGGTCGCCGCCGGCCTCGTCGGGGGCGCGGCGCTCGCCCACTTGGTTCACGTCCTGCTCGGCTGGCAGTACGCGGCCGTCGTCTACGCGCTCGACCTGCTGGCGCTGGGGAGCGTGGGTCTGGTGGCGCTCGTCGTCGCCGTCCGCCGACTCGACGGCTCGTGGACGTGGCTCCTGGCCGCCGAGGCGGGTCTCGGTGTCGCCGCCGCCGTCGCCGTCCGGTCGACTCGGCCGCTCGTGACCGAACTGCAGTCCGGTGTCGCCTTCTTCTCCTCGACGCAGGCGGCCGAACTCACGGGCGTCGGTGCCAACTACGGGGCGGTCGGCGTCCTCGTCCTCCTCGGGTTCGCGTCCGTGCTCGCCGCGCCGATGCTTCCCCTCGCGGTCACGTGGGGGTGGCGACGGCTCGAACCCAGCTGGTTCGTCGTCGGCGTCTACACCGTTCACTTCGGCGTGTTGGCGGCGCTCCAGCGGCGGTTCGCCGGCGAACTCGCGCCCTTCGCGGCCATCCTCGGCGGCGTCGGGTTCGTGATGCTCGCGTCGTGGTTCGACCTCGTGCGGGCACCCGCGCCCCGGCGAACCGAGGGTGACACCGTCTCCCCGGCCGTCGCCGCCGACGGCGGTGACGGCGCCGACCTCGCCGTCCCGGACCGGACGCGCGTGGCACTGCTCGGCGGCCTCGCGGGCGTCGCCGTCGGAGCCGGCGGGCTCTACTCCGCGCTGATCGACCGACGCCTCGTCATCGACGACGCGACCTACGAGGCGGCCCGGTGGATTGCCGGTTACGTCGACGACCACGACGTCGCGTATCCGGAGAGCTACGTCCTCAGCAAGTGGGGGCGAAACCGCGTCTACAACTACTTCGTGAACGGGGAGGCGGCGTCGTACGGCTACGCGCGACGCCACTACGAGGACTTCCTGTTCTCGAACGCGAACACCGAGGCCGACTGGTACGCGGAGTTCGACGGGCGTGTCGGATTCGTCGTCACCCGCGACTTGCCCCACCTCGGGCTGATCGCCTCGTCGACGGTTCAGTCGACGCTCCACGACCGGTTCGGGAGCGCCGAGATCCGCAGTATCAGCGGTGTCGGCCACTTCCGAGCCGTCTTCGCCACCGACGATGGGGCGCGGAAGGTGTTCCGGCCCGTCCCCGGCGCGACCGTCCGCGGGCCGGCACCGACCGGCGAGGACGACGTCCGTCTCGCCACCGAGGTGTCGATTCCGGGTGCCGACTTCGAGTACGTCCGCCGGGCACCGGTAACGGACGGGACCTTCGAGGCGACGGTCGCCTATCCGGGCACGTACCGGATCGGCGGCGGCGAGGAGAGCGTCGAAATCACGGAGCGCATGGTCAGCTCGGGGGAACGCGCCACCGTCGAGCGCTGA
- a CDS encoding sugar transferase yields the protein MLSGWRYRLVSGVGATALAAGSVAAANHPIAQRLAVVVPVFDRLPSTTLSNGDLSLAIATTLFVVLGALVPLFKPRPRRVLDTILLVEKRVALAAVALAAVGYFDYTYRLPRTTLVLTTIGLGVVLPAWFVAVRRSPRVDPERTVVVGDDPESIDEVVRETDVPVVGYVAPSMLANPRRSAPVTDGGTASATDGGLTPDSKCLGGLSRLDEVLIRHDADAALLAFSHPDRGEFFGALDTCFAVGVPAMVHDQHADAVLTTGVERDEFVAIDLEPWDLQERLLKRAFDICFATVALLALAPLLLLIAAAIKLDSPGPVLYSQERTAEFGDTFTVYKFRSMIPDAESDTGAVLSAEDDGEVDPRVTRVGRLLRETHLDEVPQLWSILVGDMSVVGPRPERPELDDDIQQSVHTWQQRWFVRPGLTGLAQINDVASTEPSEKLRYDVAYIRNQSFWFDLRILLRQLWMVAEDAVGFLR from the coding sequence ATGCTCTCCGGGTGGCGATACCGGCTCGTCAGTGGGGTTGGGGCCACGGCGCTCGCGGCGGGGAGTGTCGCCGCCGCGAACCACCCGATCGCGCAGCGACTGGCGGTGGTGGTTCCGGTGTTCGACCGCTTGCCGTCGACGACACTCTCCAACGGCGACCTCTCGCTCGCCATCGCGACGACGCTGTTCGTCGTGCTCGGTGCCCTCGTCCCGCTGTTCAAGCCGCGCCCGCGACGCGTGCTCGATACGATCCTGCTCGTCGAGAAGCGGGTGGCCCTCGCCGCCGTCGCCCTCGCCGCGGTCGGCTACTTCGATTACACCTACCGCCTCCCGCGGACGACGCTCGTCCTCACGACGATCGGCCTGGGCGTCGTCCTGCCGGCGTGGTTCGTCGCGGTCCGCCGGAGTCCACGGGTCGACCCCGAACGGACGGTCGTCGTCGGCGACGATCCGGAATCCATCGACGAGGTGGTCCGCGAGACGGACGTTCCGGTCGTCGGCTACGTCGCTCCGTCGATGCTCGCGAACCCGCGTCGCTCCGCCCCCGTCACCGACGGGGGGACGGCGTCGGCGACCGACGGCGGGTTGACGCCGGATTCGAAGTGTCTCGGCGGGCTCTCCCGACTCGACGAGGTGCTGATCCGCCACGACGCCGACGCCGCGCTGCTCGCGTTCTCCCACCCCGACCGCGGGGAGTTCTTCGGCGCGCTCGATACGTGTTTCGCGGTCGGCGTCCCGGCGATGGTTCACGACCAACACGCCGACGCCGTGTTGACGACCGGTGTCGAACGCGACGAGTTCGTGGCTATCGACCTCGAACCCTGGGACCTCCAGGAGCGCCTGCTCAAGCGTGCGTTCGACATCTGCTTCGCGACGGTCGCGTTGCTCGCCCTCGCGCCCCTCCTGCTCCTCATCGCCGCTGCGATCAAACTCGACAGCCCCGGCCCGGTCCTCTACAGTCAGGAGCGGACGGCCGAGTTCGGCGACACGTTCACCGTCTACAAGTTCCGGAGCATGATCCCGGACGCCGAATCCGACACCGGTGCCGTCCTCAGCGCCGAAGACGACGGCGAGGTGGATCCGCGCGTGACGCGTGTCGGGCGTCTCCTCCGGGAGACCCACCTCGACGAGGTTCCCCAGCTCTGGTCCATCCTCGTCGGCGACATGAGCGTCGTCGGCCCACGGCCAGAGCGGCCGGAACTCGACGACGACATCCAGCAGAGCGTTCACACGTGGCAACAGCGCTGGTTCGTCCGCCCCGGTCTGACGGGGCTCGCCCAGATCAACGACGTGGCGAGCACGGAACCCTCGGAGAAGCTCCGGTACGACGTGGCCTACATCCGGAATCAGTCGTTCTGGTTCGATCTGCGCATCCTCCTGCGTCAACTCTGGATGGTCGCCGAAGACGCTGTCGGGTTCCTCCGATGA